A window of the Cucurbita pepo subsp. pepo cultivar mu-cu-16 chromosome LG01, ASM280686v2, whole genome shotgun sequence genome harbors these coding sequences:
- the LOC111777202 gene encoding mitogen-activated protein kinase homolog NTF3-like, which produces MSTPVQPPKGIKSAGKHYYSMWQTLFEIDTKYVSIKPIGRGSYGVVCSSTNQQTNEKVAIKKIKNVFENRFEALRTLMEMKLLRHIRHENVIGLKDVMMPVHKNSFKDVYLVYELMNTDLDHIIRSSQPLSNNHCKYFMYQLLSGLQYLHSTNILHRDLKPGNLLVNANCDLKICDFGLARTSKGQNQAMTEYVVTRWYRAPELLLSCKSYGTSIDVWSVGCIFAEILGRTPIFPGTNCLNQLELIIEILGSPKEADIEFIDNLKSIKFIKAMPFSKGVQFSDQYPQAQPLALDLLQKMLVFDPRKRITANEALQHPYMSELYDTKFNSTNEVPFSLDIDE; this is translated from the exons ATGTCAACACCTGTCCAGCCACCAAAAGGAATTAAGTCAGCCGGGAAACATTATTACTCAATGTGGCAAACTCTGTTTGAAATCGATACTAAGTATGTCTCAATCAAGCCCATTGGACGAGGATCTTACGGGGTGGTGTGTTCTTCTACCAACCAACAGACCAACGAGAAAGTGGCTatcaagaagattaaaaatgtgTTTGAGAATCGCTTCGAGGCATTGAGAACGCTTATGGAGATGAAGCTTTTGAGGCACATAAGACATGAGAACGTGATTGGTTTGAAAGATGTGATGATGCCCGTgcataaaaatagttttaaggATGTGTATTTAGTTTACGAGCTCATGAACACTGATCTTGATCACATTATCAGATCGTCTCAGCCCCTTTCAAATAATCATTGCAAGTATTTCATGTATCAG TTGCTTTCTGGCTTGCAGTATCTTCATTCAACCAACATTCTTCATCGAGACTTGAAGCCCGGGAACCTCCTCGTCAATGCTAATTGTGATCTGAAGATTTGTGATTTCGGGTTAGCACGAACGAGCAAAGGCCAGAACCAAGCCATGACTGAGTACGTTGTTACTCGCTGGTATCGTGCACCAGAGCTTCTCCTATCCTGTAAGAGCTATGGGACTTCCATTGATGTGTGGTCGGTGGGATGCATCTTTGCTGAGATTTTGGGTCGGACACCTATCTTCCCTGGGACAAATTGCCTCAACCAACTAGAGTTAATCATCGAAATTCTCGGTAGTCCAAAGGAAGCAGATATCGAGTTTATTGATAACCTAAAGTCCATAAAGTTCATCAAAGCTATGCCTTTCTCTAAAGGGGTACAATTTTCAGATCAATATCCACAAGCTCAACCTTTAGCTTTAGACTTGCTGCAGAAGATGCTTGTGTTTGACCCGAGGAAGAGAATTACCGCTAATGAAGCACTTCAACATCCATATATGTCCGAGCTATACGACACAAAATTCAATTCTACAAATGAGGTTCCCTTCAGTCTCGACATCGACGAATGA
- the LOC111809671 gene encoding bZIP transcription factor 44-like — MASPVGSSSGSPSSDEDLRLIVDQRKRKRMISNRESARRSRMRKQKQLDDLTAQVGQIKTENEQIAVNINFTTQLYLNLESENSVLRAQMAELHYRLDSLNEIINFINSSTRNPYDPEHYGEVSGIDGLVDSWGFPVLNQPIMAAGDMFMC, encoded by the coding sequence ATGGCGTCTCCGGTAGGAAGTTCATCAGGATCTCCGAGCTCCGACGAAGATCTGCGACTAATTGTAGAtcagaggaagaggaagagaatgaTATCGAATCGAGAATCGGCTCGCCGATCTAGGATGCGAAAACAGAAGCAGCTCGACGATCTGACGGCTCAGGTGGGCCAAATCAAAACAGAGAATGAGCAAATCGCCGTCAACATCAATTTCACCACCCAACTTTACCTGAATCTGGAGTCGGAAAACTCGGTGCTCCGGGCACAGATGGCGGAGCTCCACTACAGATTAGACTCGCTGAACGAAATCATAAACTTCATAAACTCGAGTACTAGAAACCCGTATGATCCCGAGCATTATGGTGAAGTTTCTGGCATTGATGGGTTGGTTGATTCTTGGGGATTCCCCGTTCTCAACCAGCCAATCATGGCCGCTGGTGACATGTTCATGTGCTGA
- the LOC111808521 gene encoding dehydrin Rab18-like has product MSHFQSGTDQYGNPVRQTDEYGNVIHGTGQHVDPHHRTGGTGEFRETDQYGNPIRRGGEYGDRIGTGGTYETGGHGGVGYGGGHHQQHKEHGGVLRRSGSSSSSSSSEDDGHGGRRKKGLKEKIKEKLPGHHDTAQQPHATSTTTPGGYSSVEHGGQHEKKGIMDKIKEKLPGHN; this is encoded by the exons ATGTCGCATTTCCAATCTGGAACCGATCAGTATGGCAACCCCGTTCGCCAGACTGATGAATATGGCAACGTGATCCACGGGACCGGTCAGCACGTCGACCCGCATCACCGGACCGGTGGGACCGGTGAGTTCCGTGAGACGGATCAGTATGGCAACCCAATTCGGCGGGGCGGTGAGTACGGTGACCGGATCGGCACTGGTGGGACGTATGAGACTGGTGGGCACGGTGGCGTGGGTTATGGCGGAGGACACCACCAGCAGCATAAAGAGCATGGGGGAGTACTTCGTCGCTCTGGAAGCTCTAGTAGTTCCAGCTCg TCGGAAGATGATGGGCATGgagggaggaggaagaaggggCTGAAAGAGAAGATAAAGGAGAAGCTGCCAGGACATCATGACACGGCGCAGCAGCCACACGCGACATCAACCACTACACCTGGCGGGTACTCTTCGGTGGAGCACGGCGGCCAACACGAGAAGAAGGGGATAATGGATAAGATCAAGGAGAAGTTGCCTGGACATAACTGA
- the LOC111790503 gene encoding uncharacterized protein LOC111790503, whose protein sequence is MFWTAIRYFATKPKPKMKPIELKTPPEQTQTITRVIFDIVREHGPLTIAETWDRVQEVGLRGLTSKRHMKIVMRWMRERQKLRLMCNHVGPNKQFLYTTWFTKPNFGQAKPQGRNSSQPKSP, encoded by the exons ATGTTCTGGACTGCAATAAGGTATTTCGCGACGAAGCCAAAGCCGAAGATGAAGCCGATAGAGTTGAAAACTCCACCGGAGCAAACGCAGACGATCACTAGAGTTATATTCGACATCGTTAGGGAGCATGGTCCGCTAACCATAGCCGAAACTTGGGATCGCGTTCAG GAAGTGGGTTTGAGAGGATTAACAAGCAAAAGGCACATGAAAATAGTGATGAGATGGATGAGGGAACGGCAGAAGTTAAGACTGATGTGCAATCACGTAGGACCTAATAAGCAGTTTCTTTATACCACCTGGTTCACAAAACCCAACTTCGGACAGGCAAAGCCACAGGGGCGTAATTCCTCCCAACCCAAGAGCCCTTGA
- the LOC111804161 gene encoding uncharacterized protein LOC111804161, whose amino-acid sequence MDLFFFHKTEKGLSPNLLQIFPKFFRFLELCFLLLFLSWSLSRLPIALTISADFFRKLFGFLASPLFGFLLCNAIIFTLLAKPTKFSDRSAVSVVDGDEIDRIYAVLIEKSGSDGVHERKVEIVYQDKQIIAEPISSIDHKIEERNADTESESGVDHPKVILRTLSEKLKPKTQREKLRRSETEKCRNLEHSHDILYYQDDLSSEEFQRKIEAFIAKEKKFRREESSAIVLH is encoded by the coding sequence ATggatttgttcttcttccacAAAACAGAGAAAGGTTTGAGCCCTAATCTCCTCCAAATATTCCCCAAATTCTTCCGATTCCTAGAGCTCTGCTTCCTGCTCCTTTTCCTCTCCTGGAGCCTCTCTCGGCTCCCGATCGCCCTCACAATCTCCGCCGACTTCTTCCGAAAACTCTTCGGCTTCCTCGCCAGTCCGCTCTTCGGATTCCTCCTCTGTAACGCCATTATCTTCACACTACTTGCAAAACCTACCAAATTTTCAGACCGCAGCGCCGTATCCGTCGTCGATGGAGACGAAATCGATAGGATTTACGCAGTCCTAATCGAAAAATCTGGAAGCGACGGCGTGCATGAACGCAAGGTGGAGATTGTGTACCAGGACAAACAGATCATCGCGGAGCCGATTAGTTCAATCGAtcacaaaattgaagagaggaacgcGGATACGGAGTCGGAATCTGGAGTAGATCATCCGAAAGTGATATTGAGGACGCTATCAGAGAAACTTAAGCCGAAAACGCAGAGGGAGAAGCTCCGGCGTTCAGAGACGGAGAAGTGCCGGAATCTGGAGCATTCGCACGACATTTTGTACTACCAGGACGATTTGAGCAGCGAagaatttcaaaggaagattGAGGCGTTCATAGCGAAAGAGAAGAAGTTTCGACGGGAAGAATCTTCCGCCATTGTACTCCACTGA
- the LOC111795633 gene encoding gamma carbonic anhydrase 1, mitochondrial-like — MGTLGKAIYTVGFWIRETGQALDRLGCRLQGNHYFQEQLSRHRTLMNVFDKAPVVDSDAFVAPSASIIGDVQVGRGSSIWYGCVLRGDVNSISVGTGTNIQDNSLVHVAKSNLSGKVLPTIIGDNVTVGHSAVLHGCTIEDEAFVGMGATLLDGVYVEKHAMVAAGALVRQNTRIPCGEVWGGNPARFLRKLTEEEMAFFSQSAINYSNLSQVHAAENVKSFDEIEFEKVLRKKFARRDEEYDSMLGVVRETPPELVLPDNILADKVPRAS, encoded by the exons ATGGGAACATTGGGAAAGGCAATCTACACCGTCGGATTCTGGATCCGAGAGACCGGCCAAGCCCTCGATCGCCTTGGTTGCCGCCTCCAAGGAAACCACTACTTTCAAGAACAAC TATCTAGGCACAGGACGCTCATGAACGTATTTGACAAGGCTCCTGTAGTTGACAGTGATGCATTTGTGGCGCCTAGTGCATCTATCATTGGTGATGTGCAGGTGGGACGGGGGTCCTCCATTTGGTATGGCTGTGTTTTGAGAG GTGATGTTAACAGCATCAGTGTTGGCACTGGGACCAATATACAAGACAACTCATTAGTTCACGTAGCAAAATCCAATTTGAGTGGAAAGGTTTTACCAACTATCATTGGTGATAATGTTACTGTCG GTCACAGTGCTGTGTTACATGGATGTACTATCGAGGACGAGGCATTTGTGGGTATGGGAGCAACGTTGCTTGATGGAGTCTACGTAGAAAAACATGCAATGGTTGCTGCTGGAGCACTTGTGAGACAGAATACAAGGATCCCATGTGGAGAG GTATGGGGAGGAAATCCAGCAAGGTTCCTGAGGAAGCTTACAGAAGAAGAGATGGCCTTTTTCTCCCAGTCAGCCATTAATTATTCCAACTTATCACAGGTTCATGCAGCTGAAAATGTTAAGAGCtttgatgaaattgaatttgaaaaggttCTTCGCAAGAAGTTTGCTCGTCGCGATGAAGAGTATGATTCGATGTTGGGCGTTGTTCGTGAAACCCCTCCAGAGCTTGTCCTTCCAGATAACATACTGGCTGATAAAGTACCAAGAGCTTCTTAA
- the LOC111795613 gene encoding uncharacterized protein LOC111795613 yields MATEEDLDLSTLKTQLSETNGNWKHEMERRQSKVDVLQARLVEVKASIEGSEEDSRKELEVLWRRVTTTSTLLTYLKSKAKMLAVPHLAHSSCGIKHLEGVGFVDKSGTPLSGWSKSIDLSSFDGCEEESLMVIGKPCGLLDEQDAAYIGQILKSVQIVSAVMEALVKRVILAESEAAEEKEKVHMGQEEIKKKSIQIENMSSKLEEMEQFAVGTNGILNEMRLRVEDLVEETCRQRQRAAENEQELCHVKQDFESLKSYVSSLITVRETLLSSEKQFQTIERLFERLVAKTSQLEGEKMQKEVEVQKLMEENVRLSALLDKKEAQLVAMNEQCKVMALSASHI; encoded by the exons ATGGCCACAGAGGAAGATCTTGATCTGTCAACTTTGAAAACTCAGCTCAGTGAAACAAATGGAAATTGGAAGCATGAAATGGAACGGCGTCAATCAAAAGTAGATGTGCTGCAAGCAAGGCTTGTGGAGGTAAAGGCTTCTATAGAAGGTTCTGAGGAAGACTCTAGAAAAGAGCTAGAGGTTCTCTGGCGAAGAGTTACGACAACTTCTACATTGTTGACATACTTGAAATCAAAAGCTAAAATGTTGGCAGTGCCCCATTTAGCTCACTCTTCATGTGGTATTAAACACTTAGAAGGAGTAGGATTTGTTGACAAAAGTGGAACACCACTGTCTGGTTGGTCTAAGAGTATTGATCTTTCTTCATTCGATGGTTGTGAAGAGGAATCCTTAATGGTTATTGGGAAGCCATGTGGTTTATTAGATGAACAAGATGCAGCTTATATTGGTCAAATACTCAAGTCTGTTCAGATAGTTTCAGCTGTAATGGAAGCACTTGTCAAGAGGGTTATTCTGGCAGAATCGGAAGCTGctgaagagaaggaaaaggtaCATATGGGTCAGGAggaaattaagaagaaatcAATCCAGATTGAGAACATGTCTTCAAAACTGGAGGAAATGGAACAGTTTGCTGTGGGTACTAATGGTATTCTAAATGAAATGCGGCTGAGAGTTGAGGATCTGGTTGAAGAAACGTGTAGACAGAGGCAAAGAGCTGCTGAAAATGAGCAGGAACTATGTCATGTTAAGCAGGACTTTGAGTCCTTGAAATCATATGTCAGTAGCCTCATCACTgttagagaaacacttttgtCATCGGAAAAGCAGTTTCAGACAATCGAGAGGCTGTTTGAACG GCTAGTTGCAAAGACAAGTCAGTTGGAGGGTGAGAAAATGCAGAAAGAAGTAGAAGTTCAGAAACTTATGGAAGAGAATGTGAGGTTGAGTGCCCTTCTTGACAAGAAAGAGGCTCAACTTGTGGCCATGAATGAACAATGCAAGGTTATGGCCTTGAGTGCCTCACATATTTAG